In uncultured Bacteroides sp., the following proteins share a genomic window:
- a CDS encoding YhcH/YjgK/YiaL family protein codes for MVVDKIENLDKYVSLNPLFAQAVEFLKSHNLSEMEVGKTELKGKDLVVNIAQTNPKTKEQAKLETHNKFIDIQIPLSGVEIMGYTPGADCKPADAAYNEEKDITFFEGLAESYIPVKPGMFAIFFPEDGHAPGVTETGVKKVIVKVLA; via the coding sequence ATGGTAGTAGATAAAATCGAAAACTTAGACAAATATGTCTCTTTGAATCCTCTTTTTGCTCAGGCTGTAGAATTCCTTAAATCACATAATCTTTCAGAAATGGAAGTTGGAAAGACTGAGTTGAAGGGTAAAGATTTAGTAGTTAACATAGCACAGACAAATCCTAAAACAAAAGAACAGGCAAAACTGGAAACTCATAATAAATTTATTGATATTCAGATTCCTCTTTCAGGAGTTGAAATCATGGGATATACTCCAGGTGCAGATTGTAAACCTGCTGATGCTGCTTACAATGAAGAAAAGGATATCACTTTCTTTGAAGGACTGGCAGAAAGCTATATTCCTGTTAAGCCAGGTATGTTTGCCATCTTCTTCCCTGAAGACGGACATGCTCCGGGTGTAACTGAAACAGGAGTTAAGAAAGTTATCGTTAAAGTATTGGCTTAA
- the ltrA gene encoding group II intron reverse transcriptase/maturase gives MKGRMQKISATNDSCPQKNRTESECYAGVQTFIGITENNLTEVHFTKDDLLERILSPANLNKAYKQVVSNGGSGGVDKMETEELLPFLKLHKDELVTSLMDGNYHPNPVRRVEIPKENGKKRQLGIPTVVDRLIQQAISQILSPIYEREFSNNSFGFRPKRSAHKALRTAQNYINAGNKYAVDLDLEHFFDTVNQSKLIEILSRRIKDGRVISLIHKYLRAGIIIGHKFEESSRGVPQGGPLSPLLSNIMLNELDKELERRGHPFVRYADDCMIFCKSKRSASRTMKHIICFIEETLFLRVNREKTKAGYVRGMKFLGYSFYNSKGGFRLSVHSKSYMKLKVRLKELTGRSNGMGYNKRKYELHQFIRGWIEYFKLADMQNHLKRIDQWLRRRLRMCIWKSWKNVSTRITNLLRCGIDRWHAQKWGYVKGYWRIAGSPILSCAIDTDKLRNAGYPMMLDYYSKMYRK, from the coding sequence ATGAAGGGAAGAATGCAGAAAATATCAGCAACGAATGATAGCTGCCCGCAAAAGAATAGGACGGAATCCGAATGCTATGCGGGAGTGCAGACTTTTATAGGGATTACTGAAAACAACCTCACGGAAGTGCATTTTACAAAAGATGATTTACTGGAACGTATCTTGTCGCCTGCCAATTTGAACAAGGCTTATAAACAGGTCGTATCGAATGGTGGCAGTGGAGGTGTCGATAAGATGGAAACGGAAGAACTTCTTCCGTTTCTGAAACTCCATAAAGATGAACTGGTAACATCTTTAATGGATGGTAATTACCATCCTAATCCAGTCCGTAGGGTAGAAATCCCTAAGGAGAATGGCAAGAAGCGCCAGCTTGGTATCCCTACCGTAGTTGACCGTCTTATTCAACAAGCCATATCCCAAATTTTATCTCCGATTTATGAACGAGAATTCAGTAACAACAGCTTCGGTTTTCGTCCGAAACGCAGTGCGCATAAAGCGCTGCGAACAGCCCAGAACTATATTAATGCAGGCAATAAATATGCGGTTGATTTAGATCTGGAGCATTTTTTCGACACAGTCAACCAAAGCAAGCTGATAGAAATTCTTTCCCGCAGGATAAAAGATGGGAGAGTGATTTCTCTTATCCATAAATATCTCCGCGCGGGAATTATAATTGGTCATAAATTTGAGGAAAGCAGTCGGGGAGTTCCTCAAGGTGGTCCCCTTAGTCCGCTACTGAGCAATATAATGCTCAATGAACTGGATAAAGAGCTGGAACGCCGAGGACATCCATTTGTCCGCTATGCAGATGATTGCATGATATTTTGCAAAAGTAAACGCTCTGCCAGTCGTACGATGAAGCACATCATTTGTTTTATCGAAGAAACCCTCTTCCTGAGGGTAAACCGAGAGAAAACGAAAGCAGGATATGTGCGGGGCATGAAGTTCTTAGGTTACTCCTTTTATAATAGCAAAGGAGGATTTCGCTTATCTGTACACTCCAAAAGTTACATGAAACTGAAAGTTCGTTTGAAAGAGCTGACAGGTCGCAGTAATGGCATGGGATACAATAAACGCAAATACGAACTTCATCAATTCATTCGTGGCTGGATTGAATACTTCAAACTTGCAGACATGCAAAATCATCTGAAGAGGATAGATCAATGGCTCCGTCGCCGGCTTCGTATGTGTATATGGAAAAGTTGGAAGAATGTCAGTACTCGTATAACCAATCTATTGCGTTGCGGTATTGATAGATGGCATGCTCAGAAATGGGGATATGTGAAAGGTTACTGGCGAATAGCTGGCAGCCCGATTCTTAGCTGTGCAATTGATACAGATAAATTGCGAAATGCAGGTTATCCAATGATGTTGGATTATTACAGTAAAATGTATCGTAAATAA
- a CDS encoding DUF3078 domain-containing protein, translating to MKKEITLFTLLFFSLSLFANKKGHQAALDKLNQDTIQSPFLKKYSDSLTALYNKHLGVLDSLNNDSVPERYIELNPKFYRLFVPLAYYYAPVVDAFNPEWKPMGYKEQGYPVDSLFPIDYSPFTETKRVNKVVNRALLAVYLSNPDLVVNWEDNITKQNIFRITDEDQLRPKTSVVNLFKPEPMNNNVSKVQVTIQKPNFWYRGGNGSLQFTQNFISKNWYNGGESTNTALMNLQLNANYNDQQKIQFDNMFEAKIGFNTVSSDTIRQYRINTDLLRLSSKLGIKAASNWYYTISGEFNTQFFHNYKANSNQPVSAFMAPANLIFSVGMDYKLNRKNLTLSVFISPGAYNMRYVGVKEVDETQFGLKQGESFLHDIGSKFQSNLKWTIVPSVVWESRLYYFTSYKKVEAEWENTFNFVLNRYLSTKLFFHGRFDDGVTRKTDASYFQFKELLSFGINYTW from the coding sequence ATGAAAAAAGAGATTACATTATTCACATTATTATTTTTTTCGCTTTCTTTATTTGCGAATAAGAAAGGTCACCAAGCTGCTTTGGACAAGCTTAATCAGGATACAATACAATCTCCTTTCCTGAAAAAGTACAGTGATTCGCTAACTGCATTGTATAACAAGCATCTTGGGGTATTAGATTCTTTAAACAATGATTCAGTTCCTGAAAGATACATTGAATTAAATCCTAAATTTTACAGACTGTTTGTTCCACTGGCATATTATTATGCTCCAGTGGTAGATGCTTTTAATCCTGAGTGGAAGCCTATGGGATATAAAGAACAAGGATATCCTGTTGATTCTTTGTTTCCAATTGATTATAGCCCGTTTACTGAGACAAAGAGAGTAAATAAGGTTGTAAACAGAGCTTTGCTGGCTGTTTATCTATCTAACCCCGATCTTGTTGTGAACTGGGAAGATAACATTACCAAACAAAACATTTTCAGGATAACTGATGAAGATCAGCTAAGACCTAAAACATCAGTGGTTAATCTGTTTAAGCCGGAGCCTATGAATAATAACGTAAGTAAAGTGCAGGTTACTATACAGAAACCTAATTTCTGGTATAGAGGCGGAAACGGATCTTTGCAGTTTACTCAGAACTTTATTTCAAAGAACTGGTATAATGGAGGTGAAAGTACAAATACCGCATTAATGAATCTTCAGTTGAATGCCAACTATAACGATCAGCAAAAGATTCAGTTTGATAATATGTTCGAAGCAAAAATAGGATTCAATACCGTGAGCTCGGATACAATTCGCCAGTACAGAATAAACACTGACCTTTTGCGTTTGTCAAGTAAACTAGGTATAAAAGCGGCTTCTAACTGGTACTATACAATCTCGGGAGAGTTTAATACTCAGTTCTTTCACAATTACAAAGCAAACTCTAACCAGCCGGTGTCTGCTTTCATGGCTCCTGCCAATCTGATATTCAGTGTCGGTATGGACTATAAGCTGAACCGTAAAAATCTGACTCTGTCTGTATTCATCTCTCCGGGAGCATATAACATGAGATATGTAGGTGTTAAAGAGGTTGATGAAACTCAGTTTGGACTGAAACAAGGCGAATCATTCCTGCATGATATAGGTTCTAAATTCCAGTCAAACCTGAAGTGGACTATTGTTCCGTCTGTTGTTTGGGAATCTCGTCTTTATTATTTTACCAGCTACAAGAAAGTAGAGGCAGAATGGGAAAATACATTCAACTTTGTATTGAACCGCTATCTGTCAACAAAGCTGTTCTTCCACGGACGATTTGACGATGGTGTAACCCGCAAAACAGATGCTAGTTATTTCCAGTTCAAAGAGCTGCTTAGTTTTGGTATAAATTATACTTGGTAA
- a CDS encoding CTP synthase: protein MGETKYIFVTGGVASSLGKGIIASSIGKLLQARGYKVTIQKFDPYINIDSGTLNPYEHGECYVTVDGHEADLDLGHYERILGIQTTKANNITTGRIYKSVIDKERRGDYLGKTIQVIPHITDEIKRNVKFLGNKYKYDFVITEIGGTVGDIESLPFIESMRQLRWELGNSALCVHLTYVPFLAAAKELKTKPTQHSVKQLQELGVQPDILVLRSEHFLSDNLRKKVALFCNVEDRAVVQSVDVPTIYEVPLRMHEQGLDETILSKMGLPTEGNPNLDSWKEFLDRRENATELVKIALVGKYVELQDAYKSILESLSQAATYNDRKLKIEYVQSEKLTDANVAEKLSQVDGVVICPGFGPRGIEGKFVAAKYTRENDIPTFGICLGMQSIAIEFARNVLGYAEANSVEMDESTKYPVIDIMEEQKAITSMGGTMRLGAYECVIDKKSKTYEAYKQEHIQERHRHRYEFNNFYKAEYEKAGMKCVGINPESNLVEIVEIPTLRWYIGTQFHPEYSSTVLHPHPLFVSFIKAAINK from the coding sequence GTGGGAGAAACAAAGTACATCTTCGTCACAGGAGGAGTTGCCTCTTCATTAGGTAAAGGAATTATTGCATCATCAATTGGTAAGTTACTACAAGCAAGAGGTTATAAGGTGACTATCCAGAAATTTGATCCTTATATCAATATTGACTCGGGAACACTTAACCCATACGAGCATGGAGAATGTTATGTCACAGTTGACGGTCACGAAGCCGATCTTGATTTGGGACATTACGAACGCATTTTAGGCATTCAGACAACTAAAGCCAATAACATTACAACCGGACGTATCTATAAAAGTGTTATAGATAAAGAACGTCGTGGCGATTATTTAGGTAAAACCATTCAGGTGATACCTCATATCACTGATGAGATTAAAAGAAACGTGAAGTTCCTTGGTAATAAGTACAAGTACGACTTTGTTATTACCGAGATTGGAGGAACTGTAGGTGATATTGAATCTCTTCCATTCATTGAAAGTATGCGTCAACTTCGTTGGGAATTGGGTAACTCTGCACTTTGTGTGCACTTAACTTACGTTCCTTTCCTTGCTGCTGCAAAAGAATTAAAGACAAAGCCAACTCAACATTCTGTTAAGCAATTGCAGGAATTAGGTGTACAACCAGATATTCTTGTTTTGCGTAGCGAACATTTCTTAAGTGATAACTTAAGAAAGAAGGTTGCATTGTTCTGTAATGTAGAAGACAGAGCTGTGGTTCAGTCTGTTGACGTGCCTACCATTTACGAAGTTCCATTAAGGATGCACGAACAAGGACTTGATGAAACAATCCTTAGCAAAATGGGTCTGCCTACTGAAGGTAATCCAAACCTCGATTCATGGAAAGAATTCCTTGACAGAAGAGAGAATGCTACTGAACTTGTTAAGATTGCTCTTGTTGGTAAATACGTAGAGTTACAGGATGCATACAAATCTATTCTGGAATCTCTTTCTCAGGCTGCAACATATAATGATCGCAAACTGAAAATTGAATATGTTCAGAGCGAGAAACTTACTGATGCCAATGTAGCTGAGAAACTATCGCAGGTAGATGGTGTTGTAATCTGTCCGGGATTCGGTCCTAGAGGTATTGAAGGTAAGTTTGTTGCTGCCAAGTATACCCGTGAAAACGATATCCCAACATTTGGTATCTGCCTTGGTATGCAATCAATCGCTATCGAGTTTGCAAGAAATGTACTGGGATATGCAGAAGCTAACTCTGTTGAGATGGACGAAAGCACTAAGTATCCGGTAATTGATATCATGGAAGAACAGAAAGCAATTACCAGCATGGGTGGAACAATGCGTCTGGGTGCATATGAATGTGTGATAGATAAGAAATCTAAAACATACGAAGCTTATAAGCAAGAACATATACAGGAACGTCACCGTCACCGTTATGAATTCAATAACTTCTACAAAGCTGAATATGAGAAAGCCGGAATGAAGTGTGTGGGAATTAATCCTGAGTCAAACTTAGTGGAAATTGTTGAGATACCTACTCTTCGTTGGTATATCGGTACACAGTTCCATCCTGAGTATAGTAGCACAGTGCTTCATCCACATCCACTGTTCGTTTCCTTTATTAAAGCCGCTATTAATAAATAA
- a CDS encoding DUF2461 domain-containing protein, producing the protein MNIPTIFQFLKELSANNNREWFNEHKEDYLKAQSEFEQLLAVIIDRIALFDEEIKGVQVKDCTYRIYRDTRFSPDKTPYKIHFGGYINAKGKKSEHCGYYVHLQLGNCLLAGGSYCPPPNILKALRQSVYDNIDEYLSIVEDPAFKKYFPVVGETFLKTAPKGFPKDFKYIDYLKCKDYSCACSVPDEFFTDKYMLDNVSDIFKQLKRFCDFTNYAIDEFE; encoded by the coding sequence ATGAATATACCTACTATATTTCAATTTTTAAAGGAGCTTTCAGCAAATAATAATCGTGAGTGGTTTAATGAACACAAGGAAGATTATTTGAAAGCCCAATCTGAATTTGAACAGTTGCTTGCTGTAATTATTGACCGGATAGCTCTTTTCGACGAAGAGATAAAAGGTGTGCAGGTAAAGGACTGCACATATCGCATATATAGAGATACCCGTTTCTCACCCGATAAAACACCCTATAAAATACATTTTGGCGGATACATAAATGCCAAAGGAAAGAAATCAGAGCATTGTGGATATTACGTACATCTGCAGCTGGGAAATTGTCTTCTGGCTGGAGGAAGTTATTGTCCCCCACCTAATATACTGAAGGCTCTCAGACAGTCGGTTTACGATAATATAGATGAATACTTATCTATTGTTGAGGACCCTGCTTTTAAGAAATATTTCCCTGTAGTAGGAGAGACTTTCTTAAAAACCGCACCCAAAGGTTTCCCAAAAGACTTTAAATACATTGATTATCTTAAGTGCAAAGATTATTCCTGCGCTTGCTCTGTACCCGATGAGTTCTTCACTGATAAATATATGCTGGATAATGTATCCGATATATTTAAGCAATTGAAACGCTTCTGCGATTTCACCAATTACGCTATAGATGAATTCGAATAA
- the yidC gene encoding membrane protein insertase YidC codes for MDKNTLVGFGLIAAVLIGFTFLTRPSQQQQIAQKRYQDSIQTLARKDAASKAEASTALTNASVEAQKVDSAATFYNAAKGNEAFTTIENDLVKLTLSNKGGQVRSALLKKYNGQDKKPLVLFDNEDASMNFFFYNKKEKIETKDYYFQAVNKTDSSLTMRLAATDSSYIDLIYTMHKGNYMVDLTVKANGMADKLSPSINYMDIEWKQKSRQLERGFKYENRYAYIMYKYDGADTDKMSEGKSAESPVTGRLKWIGYKNQYFSTVFIADQNFDKSVLKSQLESEGSGYLKDYSSSMSTFFDAKGAKSTNLHFYFGPNHYKTLKAFDSVREGNDKLELDQLVPLGWSVLRWVNIVFTINLFDWLSSLGLSMGMVLLFMTIIVKIVIFYFTYKSYMSSARMRVLKPQIDVIGQKYPKKEDAMKKQQETMALYSKYGVSPMSGCLPMLLQMPIVLALFMFVPSAIELRQQSFLWASDLSTYDAFITWKTSLPFIGNHLSLFCLLMSAANILNTKYTMAQQDTGQQQMPGMKAMMYVMPVMFIFILNDYAAGLNYYYLISTLISIFTMIALRRFTNEEKLLAKLELNKKNPKKKAGLMGKISQMQEEQERMYKERTQGKGKRK; via the coding sequence ATGGATAAAAACACCTTAGTGGGATTCGGACTGATTGCTGCTGTGTTAATTGGATTTACCTTTTTAACACGCCCAAGTCAGCAACAACAAATTGCCCAGAAACGCTATCAGGATTCCATTCAAACCTTGGCTCGGAAAGATGCAGCCAGCAAAGCTGAAGCATCGACTGCTTTGACTAATGCATCAGTTGAAGCTCAAAAGGTTGATTCTGCTGCAACTTTCTACAATGCAGCAAAAGGAAATGAAGCTTTTACCACCATTGAAAATGATTTAGTAAAGCTTACTTTATCAAACAAAGGAGGACAAGTTCGTTCGGCTTTATTGAAGAAATACAACGGACAGGACAAAAAGCCTTTGGTGCTATTTGACAATGAAGATGCTAGTATGAATTTCTTCTTCTATAATAAGAAAGAGAAAATTGAAACTAAGGATTATTATTTCCAGGCTGTAAACAAGACTGACTCTTCTTTAACAATGCGTCTTGCTGCTACTGACAGTAGCTATATCGACCTTATATACACCATGCACAAAGGTAACTATATGGTTGATTTAACTGTTAAAGCAAACGGTATGGCCGATAAGTTGTCTCCATCAATCAACTATATGGATATTGAATGGAAACAGAAATCACGCCAGCTGGAACGCGGATTTAAATACGAGAATCGTTATGCTTACATCATGTATAAGTATGATGGTGCTGATACTGATAAGATGTCAGAAGGCAAAAGCGCTGAAAGCCCTGTAACAGGAAGACTAAAATGGATTGGTTATAAGAATCAATATTTCTCTACAGTGTTCATTGCTGACCAGAATTTCGATAAGAGTGTTTTAAAATCACAGCTTGAAAGTGAAGGTAGTGGTTATCTGAAAGACTATTCTTCCAGCATGAGCACATTCTTTGATGCTAAGGGAGCTAAATCTACTAACCTACACTTCTACTTTGGTCCTAACCATTACAAGACTCTGAAAGCTTTCGATTCAGTTCGTGAAGGTAACGACAAGCTGGAACTAGACCAATTGGTTCCACTGGGATGGTCTGTTTTGCGCTGGGTTAATATAGTGTTTACCATCAACTTGTTCGACTGGCTATCAAGCCTTGGACTAAGCATGGGTATGGTTCTGCTGTTTATGACCATCATTGTAAAAATAGTAATCTTCTACTTTACATATAAATCATACATGTCTTCTGCAAGAATGAGAGTTCTTAAGCCACAGATAGATGTTATCGGTCAAAAGTATCCAAAGAAAGAAGATGCGATGAAGAAGCAACAGGAAACGATGGCCCTTTACAGTAAATATGGAGTTAGCCCAATGAGCGGTTGCTTGCCAATGTTATTGCAAATGCCAATTGTTCTTGCCCTCTTCATGTTTGTGCCAAGTGCCATTGAATTGCGTCAGCAAAGTTTCCTTTGGGCATCCGACCTTTCTACTTATGATGCATTCATTACCTGGAAAACCAGTCTTCCATTTATTGGAAATCACTTGAGCTTGTTCTGCTTGTTGATGTCCGCTGCCAATATACTTAACACTAAGTATACAATGGCTCAGCAAGACACTGGTCAGCAGCAAATGCCGGGTATGAAAGCAATGATGTATGTAATGCCGGTAATGTTCATCTTTATTTTGAATGACTATGCAGCCGGATTGAACTATTACTACTTAATCTCAACATTAATTAGTATCTTCACAATGATTGCTCTACGTAGGTTTACAAATGAAGAAAAGCTTCTAGCTAAACTGGAATTGAACAAGAAGAATCCTAAGAAGAAAGCTGGATTAATGGGAAAGATATCTCAGATGCAGGAAGAACAGGAACGTATGTACAAAGAACGTACACAAGGTAAAGGCAAACGTAAATAA
- a CDS encoding S9 family peptidase translates to MKKSKLVMMSAALMLAGSVTAEAAGDNKEPLIGKSDIVIKGGRMTPEALWAMGRIGGFNVSPDGKKIVYTVGYYSIPQNKSNREVFVMNADGTSNQQITHTPFSENEAIWIKGGSKIAFLCSESGSNQLWEMNADGSDRKQLSKFDKDIEGFSFSPDGKKVMFISQVKYGKYTVDKYPDLPKASGLVVEDLMYKHWDEWVTTVPHPFVADFDGSALANITDIMQGEPYESPMKPFGGIEQLAWDAKGENIAYTSRKKTGKEYAISTNSDIYVYNLATKQTKNITEGMMGYDQNPQYSPDGKYIAWQSMEHDGYESDQNRLFVMNLATGEKTFVSKAFDSSVESFIWNADSKSLFFNGVWHATSQIYKVDREGKKLQKLTEGVHDYAAMKLMGKQLLATRHSMSMGDEIYTVSMKGEAKQLTFENKHIYDQVEMAKVEERWIKTTDGKEMLTWIIYPPKFDPNKKYPTLLYCEGGPQSPVSQFWSYRWNFQMMATNDYIIVAPNRRGLPGFGKEWNEEISGDYGGQCMKDYFSAIDEMAKEPYVNADKLGCVGASFGGFSVYWLAGHHNKRFKAFIAHDGIFNMEQQYLETEEMWFANWDMGGAYWDKNNATAQRTFANSPHKFVDKWDTPILCIHGEKDYRILASQGMSAFNAAKLRGVPAQLLIYPDENHWVLQPQNGILWQRTFAAWLDKWLK, encoded by the coding sequence ATGAAAAAATCAAAATTAGTAATGATGTCAGCAGCACTTATGCTTGCCGGATCAGTTACGGCTGAAGCAGCGGGAGACAATAAGGAACCGTTGATAGGTAAGTCCGACATTGTGATCAAGGGCGGACGAATGACTCCGGAAGCTCTATGGGCAATGGGACGAATCGGTGGATTCAATGTGTCGCCCGATGGGAAGAAGATTGTCTACACAGTGGGTTATTACAGCATTCCACAGAACAAGAGTAACAGAGAAGTCTTTGTAATGAACGCAGACGGAACAAGTAATCAGCAGATTACTCACACACCGTTTAGTGAAAATGAGGCTATCTGGATTAAGGGTGGCAGCAAGATTGCTTTCCTTTGCTCAGAAAGTGGCAGCAATCAGCTGTGGGAGATGAATGCTGATGGTAGTGATCGCAAGCAGCTTTCCAAGTTCGACAAGGACATTGAAGGATTCTCTTTCTCACCAGATGGCAAGAAAGTAATGTTTATCTCACAAGTAAAGTATGGCAAATACACTGTAGACAAGTATCCCGACCTTCCAAAAGCTAGTGGTTTGGTGGTAGAAGATCTGATGTACAAGCATTGGGATGAATGGGTTACTACTGTTCCCCACCCTTTTGTGGCCGACTTTGATGGTTCTGCTCTTGCAAACATCACAGATATTATGCAAGGTGAACCTTATGAATCGCCTATGAAGCCTTTCGGAGGCATAGAGCAACTGGCATGGGATGCGAAGGGCGAGAATATCGCTTATACTTCCCGCAAGAAGACAGGCAAGGAATATGCCATTTCTACCAATTCAGACATCTATGTTTATAATCTGGCTACAAAGCAGACTAAGAACATCACTGAAGGGATGATGGGATACGATCAGAATCCGCAGTATTCTCCTGACGGAAAGTACATTGCCTGGCAAAGTATGGAGCACGATGGTTATGAGAGCGACCAGAACCGCTTATTCGTAATGAATCTGGCTACCGGAGAGAAAACATTCGTAAGCAAAGCGTTCGACTCCAGCGTAGAAAGTTTTATCTGGAATGCTGATAGCAAGAGCCTTTTCTTCAATGGTGTGTGGCATGCCACTTCTCAGATCTATAAGGTAGACCGTGAAGGCAAAAAGCTGCAAAAGCTAACAGAAGGTGTTCACGACTATGCTGCAATGAAGCTGATGGGCAAACAGTTGCTTGCAACTCGCCACTCCATGAGCATGGGCGATGAAATCTACACCGTTTCAATGAAGGGTGAAGCTAAACAGTTGACATTCGAAAACAAGCATATCTACGATCAGGTAGAGATGGCAAAGGTGGAAGAACGCTGGATTAAGACTACGGATGGCAAGGAGATGCTTACCTGGATTATCTATCCTCCTAAGTTCGACCCTAACAAGAAATACCCTACCCTGCTTTACTGTGAAGGCGGTCCTCAATCACCGGTCAGCCAATTCTGGTCATACCGTTGGAACTTCCAGATGATGGCAACTAACGACTATATTATTGTAGCTCCTAACCGTCGTGGATTACCAGGTTTCGGTAAGGAATGGAACGAAGAAATCAGTGGCGACTACGGTGGTCAGTGTATGAAGGACTACTTCTCAGCAATTGACGAGATGGCAAAGGAACCTTATGTGAATGCTGACAAGTTAGGCTGTGTAGGTGCCAGCTTCGGTGGATTTTCTGTCTACTGGCTTGCCGGACACCACAACAAGCGTTTCAAAGCATTCATCGCTCACGACGGAATCTTCAACATGGAGCAACAATACTTGGAGACAGAAGAGATGTGGTTCGCCAATTGGGACATGGGCGGTGCTTACTGGGACAAGAACAATGCCACAGCACAGCGCACATTTGCCAACTCTCCTCACAAGTTTGTAGACAAGTGGGATACTCCAATCCTCTGCATTCATGGAGAGAAAGACTACAGAATCCTTGCTTCTCAAGGTATGTCGGCATTCAATGCAGCCAAGCTTCGCGGCGTTCCTGCACAGTTGCTTATCTATCCTGACGAGAACCACTGGGTGCTTCAACCTCAGAACGGTATCCTATGGCAAAGAACATTTGCTGCATGGTTAGATAAATGGTTGAAATAA
- a CDS encoding inositol monophosphatase family protein, translating into MLDLEIITDKVRELAVKTGAFLREERISFNRDRVEEKNSHDYVSYVDKESERRIVARLSEILPEAGFIAEEGSGYHGEEEYCWVVDPLDGTTNYIHNTAPYCVSIALRNKKELLIGVVYEVCRDECYWAWKGSKAYLNGEEIHVSDVCNMDTAFIALGFPYNYKVYKPMALRLVQELYGNVGGLRLQGAAAAEICYIAAGRFEARIESNLGPWDIAAGALILMQAGGKVSDFEGGDTFYSGHQVLATNGKLHNELLKVVKQRVD; encoded by the coding sequence ATGTTAGATTTAGAAATAATTACTGATAAAGTACGTGAGCTGGCTGTTAAAACAGGAGCCTTTCTAAGGGAAGAGCGTATCAGCTTTAATCGGGATAGGGTAGAGGAAAAGAACTCACACGACTATGTGTCTTATGTAGATAAAGAATCCGAGCGCAGAATAGTGGCCCGTCTTTCAGAAATACTTCCCGAAGCAGGCTTTATAGCAGAGGAGGGCTCGGGATATCACGGAGAGGAAGAGTATTGCTGGGTAGTTGATCCTCTTGATGGCACAACAAATTACATTCATAATACTGCTCCCTATTGCGTTAGTATTGCACTGAGAAACAAGAAAGAGCTTCTGATTGGAGTGGTTTACGAGGTGTGCCGTGACGAATGCTATTGGGCATGGAAGGGTAGCAAGGCATATCTGAATGGTGAAGAGATTCATGTTTCCGATGTTTGTAATATGGACACTGCTTTTATCGCTCTGGGTTTTCCTTATAACTATAAGGTGTATAAGCCTATGGCTCTTCGTCTGGTTCAGGAACTCTATGGAAACGTTGGGGGATTACGCCTGCAAGGAGCTGCTGCCGCCGAGATTTGTTATATAGCAGCAGGACGATTTGAAGCTCGCATTGAGTCAAATCTTGGCCCATGGGACATTGCTGCCGGAGCATTAATCCTGATGCAGGCCGGTGGTAAGGTTTCCGACTTTGAGGGAGGAGATACATTTTATTCCGGTCATCAGGTTCTGGCCACAAACGGGAAGCTGCATAACGAGCTGCTTAAAGTGGTCAAACAGAGAGTAGATTAG